Within Bacteroidales bacterium, the genomic segment TAAGTACAAAAATTAATTTTTTTTCATTAAAATCTTTTACATGATTTTGTAAAAGCGAAATTTGCTCTTGAATGTATTCCACAGAAACATCTGAAGGTTCTAACATCAGAAGTATAACTTCAGCTTCACGAGCCTTTTCATAAGTTTTTATAATACCAAGATGTTCTACATGCTCGGCATCTCCCCTAATACCAGCCGTATCGATAAATCTCAGTGGTAAACCCCTTACGTAAATGACATCTTCGATATAATCACGAGTGGTACCGGGGAGATCACTAACTATAGCCCGATCTTCACCTAAAATACGATTAAGTAATGTAGACTTACCCACATTTGGCTTTCCTACGATAGCTACGGGGATACCATTTTTTAGCACATTACCCATGCGAAAAGTATCCAGCAATTGTTGACTTTCGCTTATTATTTCAAGTGCAATATTAATAAGTGTATTCCTATCAGCAAACTCAACATCTTCTTCAGAAAAGTCTATCTCTAATTCAAGCAATGCTGTTAAATCGATCAGTTTTTGGCGTAAAGCCTGGATGCGCATCGTAAAAAAACCACGCATTTGATTGATGGCCAATTTATGTGAAGCTTCGTGTTCAGCAAATACAAGGTCATTTATACTTTCAGCTTTTAACAAATCCATTTTTTGATTGAGGAATGCGCGAAAAGTAAATTCACCAGGTTTGGCAAGTCGGACTCCATTTGATATAAGGATTTCAAGAATTTTCTTTTGAATAAAAGGAGAACCGTGATGAAAAAATTCTGCCATATCTTCTCCTGTATAAGATCCTGGTGCTTTGTAGTACACCATTTGTATTTCATCAATTAGTTCTTCCTTATCGTAAAAATATCCGACGTATAAATGCCTTGCTTTTGGATAATCATGAAATGAATAATAATGTGGAGTGAAAACTTTCTGAAGAATTTCTAATGTTTTATCACCACTCATTCTGATCACCCCTATAGCACCAAAACCAGGTGGAGTTGATGGGGCACAAATTGTTTGATTAATATTTAGGATCATTTTTTTATGTTTACAAATATAGAAAACACAGGAATATTTCTATTTTGAATAAAAAATATTTGTCTTTTTTTTCATTCTTTGATTATATTTTTTTTTAATTTTTTAATAAAAAATTTTGTTTTTAAAAAAATTTTTTATTTTTGCTAAAATTTATACGTATGAGAAACAAACTTATTTCAATTTTAGCAAGTATTTTAATTTTAAGCGGTTGTGGTCCAACCACTGATGAAGTCGTGAAATACAACGACAAGATAGTTGATATTATAAATGAAATAGATGGAAAGCATTCAAATTTATTAGACGTATTTAAAAAAGAAGACGTTACTGAAAGTACTTGTAAAATGGAACTCAACAATTACAGAGATTTTTTAATTGAGAAGAAAAAAGAAGTAGAAGGTTTAGAATGTCCAGATGATGAAAAAGTTAAAGCATTCAGAGATGCAACCATCAATATGATCAACGAATTTATTAAACTAGCAGAAAAAGAATACGTTGAGGTAATTACACTTTTATTCAATTCTGGAGATGATCAATCTGCAGAGGAATATTTTGATTCACTTCTCGAAAAAATTGACAATACGGAAGGAAAATATTATGAAGAAGTTAAAAAGACTCAGAAAGAGATGGCTGATGCGTTTAACATTACATTAAAATAACATTTATTCAATAAAGGAGAATATAAGAGGGGATTACAAGTCCCCTTTTTTTTTAAACTCATTGCTTTTAAATCATTAACATTATCTTGTATAATAATTTAAAAGCTTCATTATTTTTTCAGCAGAAACTCTATTCATAGGAGTAAATTTTTTTCTCGACATTAACTCATAAAACATTTTGTTACGAAACAAGTTGTATATTTCATTATTTTCCCAAGAAATTAACTTTTTTTTATGATTATAGGGACAAACATTCGTACAAATGTCGCAGCCGAAAATCCAACCATCCCCCTTTTTTAAAATATGATCTGGAATGTCAACTTTTTTTGCTTCTATTGTCCAGTAAGCAATACATTTATTACTATCAATTATTGAAGGAAGCACGATGGCTTTTGTAGGGCATGCATCCATGCAACGTTTACATTTACCACATGCATTATTAATTACCTCTCTTTTCTTGCCCTCGATCTTTGCAGAGGTAAAAATATGGGATATAAATATTTTAGACCCATGCGCAGGATGTATTAATTGACCATTTTTCCCAATAAAACCCAATCCGGCTTTCCATGCCCAATAGCGATCCATAATGGGAGCGCTATCAGTAAAAAAATAAGCATTCTTACCTGTTTTTCTTTCAATCAGTTTGAGAATTGGCAAGGCTTTTTCTCTTAAATAAAAATGATAATCAATTCCTAGAGCATAACCAGAGATTTTAATCCTTCCTTGAATAGGTTCCTGGACAGGCCATGGAAATAACATGGTAATAATAGATTGAGTTCCATCTACTAACAAACCTGGATTAAATCGCTTTTCAACATTCTTTCCCAAATATTGCATATCAGCATGAAACCCTGCATTTAACCAGTTTTTATATTGTTTTTCTACATCATTATCAACTTTTTCACAAACGTTCCATCCTGCATCGATAAATCCTTGCTGCAAGATGATCTTGAACACTTCATCCCATAACAAAGTTGCCATTAATTCAAATTTTGAAGTGATATTTCATGAACGATTAAACCTTCCTCTTGGAATAAAGAAGTTATATTTTCGATTAAATTTTCTACATCCAGCAAAGAAGGGATGGTTACGTTGAAAATAATTATCGAAGTTCCAGTTTGGAAGTTTTTTTTAAAATTCACCGTGAAGAACTGAATTTTACGCGATTTTAAAATGGCATGAAGTTTTTCTTTATTCTTAAAATTGCCTTCATACTCAATCAGTAACTCTTTAAAAATTTTTTCCTGAAAAAGAATTTTTTCAATCGAATCAATAAAAAGTAGTATAAATAATACAACTAACAAAGCAATAAATGCGGCTAAATAATAACCAGCGCCAATAGCCAAACCTATTGCAGAAGCAACCCAAATGGTTGAAGCAGTAGTTAAACCCTTGACATTTACACCCAATTTTATAATAGCTCCAGCTCCTATAAATCCAACGCCAGAAACAACTTGTGCTGCTATTCGAGAAGGATCAAAATGATTATCCATACCAAATACCCATGGAACATACATCGATATCAACATTAACAAACCGGATCCAAGAGAGATGAGAGCATGTGGACGCATACTGATAAGTTCTCTATGACGTCCTCGCTCAAAACCAATTATCAAACCTGCTATAAAGCTTAATACTATTCTCAATACTATTTCTTCTACACTGATCACAGAAAAAAATTTTTACAAACTTAAAAAAATGAAAGAAATTTTAATTGAACCTTATAAATAAAACTTCACGAATACAAGTGGGCGCTAACGGACTCGAACCATTGACCTCCTGCTTGTAAGGCAGGCGCTCTGAACCAGCTGAGCTAAGCGCCCGTACCCTGGGCGGGACTTGAACCCGCACGGCCATTTAATTGGCCACAGGATTTTAAGTCCTGCGTGTCTACCACTTCCACCACCAAGGCCCGTATTATGTTGAGCAGTAGACGGGACTCGAACCCGCGGCCCTAACCTTGGCAAGGTTATGCTCTACCAACTGAGCTACTACTGCATGAAAAAGATTGTACAAAATTATATTGTTTTATTAAAAAAAACAAAAAAAGTTAATAATTGTTGTAATGATTCATTGCAAAGTCCATACCTGATAACATCCAGGCTTCGATCGATTCAACAGCAATCAAGATACGTTCGTCAAGTTTTTTCAGTTCTTCCTCATTCCATTTTCCTAAAACATAATCTACCTGCCTCCCACGCTCAAAATTTTTCCCTATTCCAAATCTAAGCCTATTAAATTCCTCGCTTCCAAGCCATTCAATGACGCTTTCCAATCCATTATGTCCACCAGCACCTCCTTTTTTTCTCAAACGAATCTTTCCCAAGGGAAGAGAAATATCATCACATATAACCATAAAATCGTTGGGTTTTACTTGCTCCATCCAGTACCGAACTGCCTTCCCACTTAAATTCATGTAAGTAGATGGCTTAATAACATAAACTAGCTTACCACGAAAAGCAAAATTTGCAATCTTAGCTAATCGTGAAGCATGAAATGTTGCATCGTGTTTCTTAACTAACTGATTTACAATATCAAAACCTATATTATGCCGTGTACCAGCGTATTCCTCTTCGGGATTTCCCAGACCAACAATGAGATATTTTTCCATAAATAAAAAAAGCCGCCTAAGCGGCTCAAAAATAACAAGTTTTCTTTTTCTTTACTTGATTTTATCAGCCATGTCCGACCCAGCTTTGAAACGCACAACTTTTTTAGCAGGAATTTGAATAACTTCACCTGTTCTAGGGTTCTTGCCTTTTCTTGCAGCTAGTTTTTTAATCTTCCATGATCCCCAACCAGGAATCACTACATCATCGCCCTTAGAAAGGCTCTTTTTTACTGCTTTAATCAATGCGTCCAAGGCAGCTTTTGTTTTAACTTTTGTCATTTTTGCCTGAGCTGCCATTGCATCAATTAATTGTTCCTTATTCATATATTTTGTTTTTTAGGTTAATCAAAAAAAGGTTGCTTTCGCAACCTTAAATTCATTTAACATTCTTGGATAGTTCTGACCCTGCTTTGAACTTTACAACTTTCTTTGCAGGAATTTTCATTTTTTTGCCAGTCTGAGGATTGATTCCTTCACGAGCACTTCTCTTAACTACGGAAAATGTACCAAAACCAACCAAAGCAATTTTGTCTCCTTTTTTCAAAGTGGCTTTGGTAACTTCCATGAAAGCTTCCAGGGCTTTCTTGGCTTCAACTTTTGTGATTTTTGCTTCTTTTGCAATGGCATCAATTAATTCTGTCTTGTTCATATCAATACTTTTTTAAGATTTAATACACAAATATAAGATGGAATAATGGTTTTGCAATAATTTACATCTGAAATTCACATTCATTGTTGATAAATTGCCACTTTTGTTAATAACTCTTCTATTAATTTGTAAATTTTTCTTCAAAAATAAGGATTTTTTTAGAGATATTTTTTTCTATACTTTCAAATCAAAACATTAAAATTTAATTATCAGAATCTTTTAAAAAAAAACTTGTTTTCACTCGATACTGTCGCTAAAAGATCATTAATATTGAAAATCAATCTTTTATGCTTTATTTAATGATAAGCTTTTGACCAGGCTGAATCTTGTCAGAACTTAGTTGATTATCTTTTTTTATCTTTTCAACGGTGGTATTGTACTTACGAGCAATACTCCAGAGAGATTCTCCTTCTTTGACAACATGAGTAATATTTTTTGGAGAATTGAAAGCAGTTGAAACAGTTGCTTGAGTTTTTGAATTAGAGTGAATTTTTAATTTTTGACCTGGATATATGCTAGTTCCCTGAAGGTTATTCCATCGTTGAATATCTGCTACACTTACCCCATATTTTGAAGCAATAGATGAAAGGTTGTCTCCTTTCTGTACGACATATATTATTTCATTAGCCTGAGATGAATTATCTTTTTTCGATGATTGGGTGTATGCGTTCTGAGCATTTACAATATTTTTCTTACATCCCACCAAAGTATCGACCCTTAAGGTGTCATTTTCAAAAAAATCCTGGGTATAGGAAAAAGGTTTTTTTAATAAATAAACTCTATACGCATTGAGAATGGCATTAATAAAAAGTTCACCACGACGCACATATCCCTCAAAGGTTAAATGCTTCTTGTCTCGCTGAGCAAGGTTAAAAGCATACCAGTTTTTCATAGAATAATCCCCGCCAGCAACGGTAAAATAATCATACAAAGCTACTTTTTCTTTCTCGGCTATTCTTCGTATTAATGCACTATATAATTTGCAGTTGGGTATGTTGATGTTTCTATACATAACATTCTGAGGACTTACTAAAATCATAGACGTCGTGGGTAAATTAGTTCGTATCTCCTGAATCAACTTTAAAAGATTCATTAGAATAAAGTTTTCATGAAATGCAGTTCGGTAAATATCATTAATCCCTACATCTATAATAACTAAATCGGGCTTTAAATATTTAAGGTGCTCAATGGCAAGATTCTGTTTGAGAAGACTTGATATTCCTGCACCGTTAATGCCTGTACTGATGTATAGTATGCCTTTATCGTTTGTGGATTCGATGATGATGGCATACAATTCAAAAAATTTCTGTTCTGGTTTGTTCTTTTTAACTTTGAAAAACAAAGTGTCATAACTCTGAGCTGGCAAATCAAGACAAATGTAAGGTAAAGTTGCATTTTGAGATATTTCTGTTTCAATCCATTCCATTTCTGATGAAGTTCTCAATAAAAGATCCATACTTTCGCGGGAAGTATTGCAAAAAATTCTAATACGATTGAAACCATTTCGCAGAGTCTGAAATTTTTTGCGAAATACAATCGCAAAGCCAGCCGTACTGTCTGTGGTTTTGCACGTAATACCGGAAAAACTCAAAGGAAACCGAGGTTGCATTTCTACATTTCTTGTATACATCCATTCTCCTTCGACGATAGATGTATAATCATACGCGGAATTAGTTTTTGCTGCTTTGTAGGGAAAAACATAGCCCCTCCCACCATAACCAAAAATTTCTTGAAGCCTGTCACGAATTACACCTGTAAAAACATCGCTCTGAACATGTGAATCACCAATGTGTAAAATGACAACCTTATCATTATCGGCATTTTTTAATTTTTCAAAAAAAGGGAAAATAGCATCTGGATGATACCATTCAATCACATTTTTGCTATAACAAATAAAAGGATATGTCTTTTCATAATTTATCCATCCGGCAATGTAAGACGGATTCTCCAATAAGTCTTGGCCTTGACAAAGTATGAAATAAGATAAAAAGATAAAAAAATTTTTACTTTTCATGGTGTAATAACCTCAAAAGATAATTATGATATTCGTGCATGATAGCATCGGTGAAAGCTTTAGCGATTTCTTCGCGCCCTTTATCAGTAAAATGCCCGTCTTTTGACAACAATCCTTTTTCGATCCATGGTTTTAAACTATTTTCGCCTCCCATCAATTGATACGTGTCAAAATATGCAAAATGATATTTTAAGGCCAATTTTTTTAGTTCTTCGTTAAATTGATTCAAGTATGGATGCGACATAAGTCCATGACGAGGAGGCATATTTCCGGGACCGAAAAATATCACAGGTAAAGTTGGAAAAAAACTTCTTATATGAGAAAATATTTTTTCATACATCTTACCCATCACGACAATATCCTCTTTTTTACGCAAATAAGGAACCACATTGGCTCCGTATTGAAGGATTAAAAGCCGAACTTGTTTTCGTTTAACATACTTATTCATGATACTCTTCGATAGAAGCAACCATCCATCTCCACTATGACCCCGAACTCCAAAGTTATCTATGATAACTCCCTTATTTGATTCAAAACTTAATCCGTAAATCAAAGGTGTATTTAAAGGAAAAATTAATTTTATGAAAGTAGTTGAAGGAGAAATGGGCAAAACTAATTCATTAAAATCCTCTTTTCCTTGAAGGATGACCTGAAAACTTTTTCCACCAGCATATCCGTGAACAGTGCAAGGAGAACTTGCTTGACCATACCAAAGTGTTCCCTTATCATAAGGTTGAGGAATGTTGATCTGAACATAAGCATTGGTATAAGTTTTAGACAGTTTCTCTCTGGCAGAAACGGTATCTTTGAAAAATGATGCACTGTCAAGTATGACTGTGTAACTCATAGGTTTGAATGATACTCCGCCTGGCCCATAAGAAGAAGTTTTCAATCGATGCTGAAAAAAAGTATACCTCATCCAGTTGTCGCTAGCAACACGTGAAAATGAAACTGGATTGGTAACATCCACCACGGGTACGAAACCCAATCCTTTTCCCTTGAAAAGATTTTGCATCTTTTTACGAATAGAATTGGTAAGGCGATCTCCTTCAATCTGAGAATCGCCCCAATGACCTATGCGAATGACCTGATCTGTATCATGTTCAAGAGCATAAAAAAATGAATCTAATGCTAAAGAAAAAGAATCCAATGGAGGCACGATTAGAAAGGTTTGAGATGATTTCAATGAAGAGTCTATAATTCTAACATTCAAAGCTTTACAATCTATCCTTACGTCATCAACGGAAATCTGCTGATCGTTACTCAAATTTGATGTACATGATAGAAAGAAAAGCATATTTAAAAAAGGAATTATTACACCGACCTTCACCTTACAGTTGTTGACCATTTGAAAGCTTTAAACAAAAATACTATTCTTTTAAGAACTGATAATTTTTCCGCACAATCTAGACACTGGTATAAATTTAAACTCGTTGATACCATCTTTAACGTACGATCATGATAGGTTCCACATTTAACTCATGAAGAGATTGAGCCTGAATGTAGTACACACCATTTTTCCAATTTCCTGTATACACAGAAACTTGACGATCGATCGGACCATGCCATATTATTCTACCCTGAATGTCATAAATAGTTAAGAAAACAAATTCATTTTTATTTAGTTTAACTATTAACCACTTGCCATCGGATGAAACAAAAGATTCTATCCATGATTCTTTAACTTGATCGTTAATCCTCAATGGATATTGATCAACTGGCAAAACCACAGAACTTGGATAGTATTGACCAACATGTATTGCATTACGTGCAACCAAAGTATCCCCAGATGTATACATTGGTCCACCGTTATTCAAATTTATGTCAAATCTTGGATAATTCGAAGAAGTTATTGAGAGACGCAATTTATGTTGTGGCAAAAATGTATAAGAGATGTCATAGAAATTCATTTCAATCCGATAAATAGAATCATCCTGCATAAATAATTCGTCCGATTGAGAATACCCTTTCCTAAAGCGCATTCTCTGGATTTGTTCACGAACAAGAATAGATCTTCCATCGGGATAAACATCAGTAAGTCGTAAAGCAAAATCCGTATCCAAGACATCAGATGAAACCCATAAAATCACTTTAATCTTTCCAGTTACGGTCACCGGAATGCTAAAATCGTCGCTAGTAAAAACGACAATATCATTGCGAGATTCAACTTGTTGAGACTGATCATATGGTCCTTGAAGAAGGTCATTCCTCAATGTCATACCACCCACCGTTGGAGAAGGATTTCGTGGATCATAAACAAACTGTATAGTATCATGATGATAAGTAGGGGGTTCATCAGATAATCTTCCTTCTTTGAGCAAATAAAGAGTAATAGATGTTTGATTTTGTATTGTGGTTTGCCATGAAGTTGTGCTCTCCCAAATATTTTTTCCAGGTATAAAAAAACGCAAGGGGGGTTCATTTTCCCAATTATTATTAATCCCACGCAAATAGTAATCAAAGAAACGTAAAGCAAGTGAGTCACCCCAACCGACTGCTTGTGGAAAAGTCAATTCGCCTTGTTGGGGCGTTCCTACTTGAGATGTCCCATGACCCCCATGTACCCATGGACCAATCAAGAATTTATGTTTATACCTCACTTGTACTTCACTCTGAGTCTGTAATGCGGCAAAAAAATCCAACATCAACTGAATATTATGATCAAACCAACCACCAATCAAAAACATGGGAATTCGAATATTTTGCGGATAAAATGTCAACCATTCTGCTAATTGCCAATACGTGTCATAATAAGGATGTGTAAGCAGGGTAGATGATAAACCAAACCCTAGAGCGTCCAGTTGATCGACGTATTCTTTCCGATAGACGCCACCTGGAAAATATTCTAGATAAAGACTTTGTGGAGCAGCCACTAAAGGTACTGCACAAATATGATTTGGATGATTCTCTTTGGCAGTAAGATATTGAATTTTACCCAACGCCGACGGCCCCCACGTTCCAACTTTACCGTTACTCCACGGCTGGTTGACTATCCATTCGATGACGTCATAGCCGTCTTTTCCTCGATCGGGATTAGGAACAGCAGCTGCTGCTGATCCATAAAAACCTCGCCAATCTACAATAACAAAAGCATATGGGCATCCGTCTAAATTGATTCCAATACCTAGTGGTAACCCAAATCTGAACAACAGCCGATTATACGGAGTTTGAATAAGTATAGTTGGGTATTTTATTGTTCCCGACGTATCTTGCACATAACAATCTGCCGCCAACCATTTCCCATCTCGCATAGGAATATGTTTTACAAAAGGTTGTAACAACTGAGCATTAAGAATTATTACAAACAAGAGAAAGATAAAAAAAATCCGTTTCATTTTTTTCAAATATAAAATTTATCCTCGTCTAAAATGAAGTAATTTTGGAAAATTTTATGAAAATTAACGAGCTTTTAACTAAAATAATTAACCAAATTCTTCCAACTTACAACGGCGATATAAAAGAAGCCCGTGCTGTAGCACTAAGACTTCTTGCTCATCATTTGCATTGCAAACCCTATGAAATGTTTGCAATCCCAGATCATGAAATCAATTTAAATCTTGCCATTCTTAACGAAGACATATCGAAATTAAAAAACGGAATGCCAATTCAATACATCACTAATGAACAAGAATTTTGCGGTTTATCTCTATGGGTAAAGCCGGGAGTTTTGATTCCACGGCCGGAAACCGAAGAACTTCTTCACATCATCATTAAACAAAAACCAACATTTGATGTGGCTATTGACATTGGAACAGGTAGTGGATGTATTGCTCTTGCTCTCAAACATGTTTTTCCTCAAAAAAGAGTCATAGCTATCGACATCGATCCGACAAGCATTGAAGTAACCCAAATCAACGCCATAAAGCATCAACTGCAAATTGAAATTTTACAACTAGATATTTTTGACTGGGAACCCATTTCTTATTTCAGTTCCGACGAAAGAATTCTTGTCATTAGCAATCCCCCGTACGTTCACCCATCCGAAAGAGAAAACATGACTCAACAAGTTCTTAACTTTGAACCTGAGCATGCATTGTTTGTTCCGAGCCATGATCCCATCATATATTACAAAACCATACTTTACAAGTTCTCCCCTTTAACATCAGAGTTTTACTTCGAAGTTAACCCTATGTTCGTCAAAAAACTAAAAGATTATTTATGCTCATTGAATATGAATTACACATTCTTTAATGATTTTAAAGAAAACATTCGCTTTTTAAAAGTATTGCCCAAAACTTGATTTTTTCTAAATCAAGAATATTTAATTCGAAATCATTTTGAGCATAAAATAAGTACGACTTCAGTTGTTGTTTGTAGAATTTATTAGCCTTTCTCATCTTTACTTCTAGCTGACTCTTCGATAAACATTCATTTTGAATAATTTGTCATGATGACATTGTGAGCTGTTACAAAAAGGTAGAGCAAAATATAAGTTAATGATATTCACTTTCATGCTCCTTAAATTTTATTGGTGTTTAAAATCAATTTATTATTTGTTTGCTATTATTTGTTTTTTTAGCATTACTCATCATCCGTATTCCTAAATCCTTAATTATTTTATGACTTATTATGCCATTGAAAGTTGATATCTTTAACCGGCTCGGATGTACAGGACTTCTTGGCTTCCAGAGGGTTCGTTGGTTTCAAAAAAAAGCAAAACCATCTTAAGAGCCCGAAGTTTTAGTAAATCAACACAAATTTTCATTTCAACCTTTTCGGATGGTAAGATCTCAGATTTAGAAAGATAAAATTCGACCCATGAATGAGACGATAGAATTTTTTTTATGACTAAAGGAGAAGTTCCCACATTTTGTATGGTAATGGTCTTACAAGGTATATTTTCAGTTCCAGACCACACGAGATCATGAGTAGAAAAGCTGGCCACAGGAAATTTTTGTTGCTCAGTTGAAAGGGAAAACGTAGATTGATAAGAAGAAATCTGAATACGCCGTTCCTTAGAGGCCTTAATGCTATATATGGAATTGCGAGCATCATGAGGATTATCACTTACAGTAGGATCTGCCAATACTTCCCCTACAGGTTTCTCGATGATTCGCAATTTAGGAGTATCGCTTTCCAAGTATGATTGAAAAAAGCCTTGTTGATACTTTTTCATAAAATTAATTAAGCTTTTAATACGCCTTTTAGCTAAATTCAGGTTGTATTCTGTCGTAGTAAGAGGACTCGTAAAACCTTGAATAGTAATAGTAACGCGACTTCCGTTTTGCAAATCTTCACGCATAAGCTGCAGAAATTCAATCAATCGTTCGTATCCTCCTACAACATCAAGGGTAAAAAATCTTTCCATGTCTTCCAGCGCCTTTTGTTTTTGGTCTCCTTCTAGCCCTTTGCTGTACTCTTTCTTGAATTTTTCGATCAGTGAAAGATAGAATTCATAAGTTTCGTCGTATGTTGTCTGTGTAAGAGAATCTTTGCTTCTGGGATCTGGATAATCATTATGAAAATAAAGATTGATCGGCAAGAGAGATTGAATTTTGTTTTTCAAGGTCATGTTAATCGTATCAATAGATGGTCTTTCAAATGTATCCTTCTTAACTAGAGTAGGTTTTATTTCAAAAGTATAAATGTCGTAGCAACATGTTTCACCTTTAATAGCATAAGAGCCCTTGCGATTAGAAGTTAAATATCCTTCTTGATTACCCTGGGTAAATTTGAAATATACGTCGTTGGAAGGACTGTTAATGGGTCGCCCAACATTTACAGGTTTCTCCCACCGACTGTAACTCCCTTTTGAACGAAAAATATCGAATCCTCCCAAACCAATCCAATAGTCACTTGAAAAATACAATGTGTTGGAAAGCGTGTCATAAAATGGGCTCATTTCATTACCAGGAGAGTTTATGAAACTCCCAGCATTGATAGGTTGTCCATACTGAGAATTTTTTCGAACTACATACCAAATGTCTAATCCACCATAACCGCCAGGACGATCACTAGAGAAAAAAATAATTTCCTGACCGAGAGAATCTTTAGCAAAAGCTGGTTGAGTAGTCGTATAGCCAGGAAGATTAAAAGGAAGCTTTATTGGTTTTGTCCAAGTATTGTCCGATTGCTTTTGAGATGAGTATAAATCACACCTAAACTGATTTTTTTCTCCGAAATAACATATATTAAACCATGCTTCAGTTCCAAAAGGATTAAAAACCAAGTTGGCGGTATGATTTTTTTTATCATTGAAGGGATAATTTAATTTTTGTGGTCGTTTGTACCCAAATCCTCCGAAGTTAGAAAAATAAATCGCTGAACCAAAATCATTTTCAAATAAGAATTCGGATGTTTTTTCATAAACAGGCCTGATGGAAGTGAAAAAAAGTGTGTCTTCTCTTTGAAATGCACCAAATTCGCTGTAAGGTGTGTTTACTGGCATAGGTAGATGATCTATCTCGACGGAGGAATCTACGTTCTCCACCAATTTTAATAAATCAGCTTTGTTTGCGACATAGTTCTTTGATTTCTGAATCATAAATTCATCCTTACGAGAATCGTCTTTGACTAAAAAATATTCATAATAAGCTAGGGCTTCTTCATATTTTTCAAGAGAGCGACTAACTTCAGCAAGATCAAAGAAAAGACTAGGATAATAATTTTCCTT encodes:
- a CDS encoding HU family DNA-binding protein produces the protein MNKTELIDAIAKEAKITKVEAKKALEAFMEVTKATLKKGDKIALVGFGTFSVVKRSAREGINPQTGKKMKIPAKKVVKFKAGSELSKNVK
- a CDS encoding LysM peptidoglycan-binding domain-containing protein; translated protein: MKSKNFFIFLSYFILCQGQDLLENPSYIAGWINYEKTYPFICYSKNVIEWYHPDAIFPFFEKLKNADNDKVVILHIGDSHVQSDVFTGVIRDRLQEIFGYGGRGYVFPYKAAKTNSAYDYTSIVEGEWMYTRNVEMQPRFPLSFSGITCKTTDSTAGFAIVFRKKFQTLRNGFNRIRIFCNTSRESMDLLLRTSSEMEWIETEISQNATLPYICLDLPAQSYDTLFFKVKKNKPEQKFFELYAIIIESTNDKGILYISTGINGAGISSLLKQNLAIEHLKYLKPDLVIIDVGINDIYRTAFHENFILMNLLKLIQEIRTNLPTTSMILVSPQNVMYRNINIPNCKLYSALIRRIAEKEKVALYDYFTVAGGDYSMKNWYAFNLAQRDKKHLTFEGYVRRGELFINAILNAYRVYLLKKPFSYTQDFFENDTLRVDTLVGCKKNIVNAQNAYTQSSKKDNSSQANEIIYVVQKGDNLSSIASKYGVSVADIQRWNNLQGTSIYPGQKLKIHSNSKTQATVSTAFNSPKNITHVVKEGESLWSIARKYNTTVEKIKKDNQLSSDKIQPGQKLIIK
- a CDS encoding HU family DNA-binding protein, which produces MNKEQLIDAMAAQAKMTKVKTKAALDALIKAVKKSLSKGDDVVIPGWGSWKIKKLAARKGKNPRTGEVIQIPAKKVVRFKAGSDMADKIK
- the pth gene encoding aminoacyl-tRNA hydrolase; this encodes MEKYLIVGLGNPEEEYAGTRHNIGFDIVNQLVKKHDATFHASRLAKIANFAFRGKLVYVIKPSTYMNLSGKAVRYWMEQVKPNDFMVICDDISLPLGKIRLRKKGGAGGHNGLESVIEWLGSEEFNRLRFGIGKNFERGRQVDYVLGKWNEEELKKLDERILIAVESIEAWMLSGMDFAMNHYNNY
- the queG gene encoding tRNA epoxyqueuosine(34) reductase QueG, whose translation is MATLLWDEVFKIILQQGFIDAGWNVCEKVDNDVEKQYKNWLNAGFHADMQYLGKNVEKRFNPGLLVDGTQSIITMLFPWPVQEPIQGRIKISGYALGIDYHFYLREKALPILKLIERKTGKNAYFFTDSAPIMDRYWAWKAGLGFIGKNGQLIHPAHGSKIFISHIFTSAKIEGKKREVINNACGKCKRCMDACPTKAIVLPSIIDSNKCIAYWTIEAKKVDIPDHILKKGDGWIFGCDICTNVCPYNHKKKLISWENNEIYNLFRNKMFYELMSRKKFTPMNRVSAEKIMKLLNYYTR
- a CDS encoding MgtC/SapB family protein gives rise to the protein MISVEEIVLRIVLSFIAGLIIGFERGRHRELISMRPHALISLGSGLLMLISMYVPWVFGMDNHFDPSRIAAQVVSGVGFIGAGAIIKLGVNVKGLTTASTIWVASAIGLAIGAGYYLAAFIALLVVLFILLFIDSIEKILFQEKIFKELLIEYEGNFKNKEKLHAILKSRKIQFFTVNFKKNFQTGTSIIIFNVTIPSLLDVENLIENITSLFQEEGLIVHEISLQNLN
- the mnmE gene encoding tRNA uridine-5-carboxymethylaminomethyl(34) synthesis GTPase MnmE, yielding MILNINQTICAPSTPPGFGAIGVIRMSGDKTLEILQKVFTPHYYSFHDYPKARHLYVGYFYDKEELIDEIQMVYYKAPGSYTGEDMAEFFHHGSPFIQKKILEILISNGVRLAKPGEFTFRAFLNQKMDLLKAESINDLVFAEHEASHKLAINQMRGFFTMRIQALRQKLIDLTALLELEIDFSEEDVEFADRNTLINIALEIISESQQLLDTFRMGNVLKNGIPVAIVGKPNVGKSTLLNRILGEDRAIVSDLPGTTRDYIEDVIYVRGLPLRFIDTAGIRGDAEHVEHLGIIKTYEKAREAEVILLMLEPSDVSVEYIQEQISLLQNHVKDFNEKKLIFVLNKIDLLDEFPSHWKTIMDRDIVFISAKRNENINLLLDKIVSYYEIQPQAIPDVVLTNLRHFEAFTCIIKQLEEAIELLRKNASQDLVSQACRIAIQELGQITGEITNEDILDSIFSRFCIGK